The Agrobacterium cucumeris genome has a segment encoding these proteins:
- a CDS encoding DJ-1/PfpI family protein, which produces MPKKILMITGDFAEDYETMVPFQTLLAVGHTVHAVCPGKKAGQTIATAIHDFEGDQTYSEKRGHNFALNATFADIKVADYDALVIPGGRAPEYLRLNADVVAAVKHFFEADKPVAAVCHGAQLLAAAGVLKGRTCSAYPACRPEVELAGGTYADIAIDAAVTDGKLVTAPAWPAHPAWLSQFMAVLGK; this is translated from the coding sequence ATGCCGAAGAAGATTTTGATGATCACCGGCGATTTCGCCGAGGATTATGAGACAATGGTGCCGTTCCAGACGCTGCTCGCTGTCGGCCACACGGTGCATGCCGTCTGCCCCGGCAAGAAAGCGGGCCAGACCATTGCCACGGCCATCCACGATTTCGAAGGCGACCAGACCTATTCGGAAAAACGCGGCCATAATTTCGCGCTCAACGCCACCTTCGCTGATATCAAGGTTGCGGATTACGATGCGCTGGTCATTCCCGGCGGCCGCGCGCCGGAATATCTGCGGCTTAATGCGGATGTGGTGGCGGCGGTGAAACATTTCTTTGAAGCCGACAAGCCTGTGGCCGCCGTCTGCCACGGTGCGCAATTGCTGGCGGCGGCCGGTGTCCTGAAAGGCCGCACCTGCTCGGCCTATCCGGCCTGCCGTCCGGAAGTGGAACTGGCGGGCGGCACCTATGCCGATATCGCCATCGATGCGGCCGTTACCGACGGCAAGCTGGTGACGGCGCCCGCGTGGCCGGCGCATCCGGCCTGGCTTTCGCAATTCATGGCCGTACTCGGCAAATAA
- a CDS encoding ABC transporter permease — protein MMRFIRRRPAFVVGIAVTTFLVAVALLSLVWTPVSPTKMQIVQKLKSPFVYGGLGTDHFGRDVLSMLMAGAWNSLSTAIAAVAIGASVGTAIGVAVAALRGVTETVVMRICDIIFAVPPILSAMMLGAFIGTGRFTAIIAIATFMVPVFARLTLGAALQIWAREYITAAISIGQNRAKITLFHIVPNISNQIIVQVTIQLGLAILTEAGLSFLGLGMPPPAATWGRMLADAQTYLGAAPWLAIMPGLAIALAVFGLNLLGDGLRDLLDPRDTS, from the coding sequence ATGATGCGATTTATCCGCCGCCGCCCGGCCTTCGTCGTCGGCATCGCCGTCACCACCTTCCTCGTTGCCGTTGCCCTTTTGTCGCTGGTCTGGACGCCGGTTTCGCCGACCAAGATGCAGATCGTCCAGAAGCTGAAATCGCCATTCGTTTATGGCGGCCTCGGCACGGATCATTTTGGCCGCGATGTGCTGTCGATGCTGATGGCCGGCGCGTGGAATTCACTCTCCACCGCCATCGCCGCCGTCGCCATCGGCGCGTCTGTCGGTACGGCGATTGGCGTCGCGGTCGCGGCCCTGCGCGGTGTCACCGAAACCGTGGTCATGCGCATCTGCGATATCATCTTCGCCGTGCCGCCCATCCTGTCGGCCATGATGCTCGGTGCCTTCATCGGCACGGGGCGCTTCACCGCCATCATTGCCATCGCCACCTTCATGGTGCCGGTGTTTGCGCGGCTAACGCTGGGGGCCGCACTGCAGATATGGGCGCGGGAATACATTACCGCTGCCATCAGCATCGGCCAGAACCGCGCCAAGATCACGCTTTTCCATATCGTGCCGAATATTTCCAACCAGATCATCGTGCAGGTGACGATCCAGCTCGGTCTTGCGATATTGACGGAAGCAGGCCTTTCATTCCTCGGTCTTGGCATGCCGCCGCCCGCCGCCACCTGGGGACGAATGCTCGCCGATGCCCAGACCTATCTTGGCGCCGCACCCTGGCTTGCCATCATGCCCGGCCTTGCGATTGCGCTCGCCGTTTTCGGCCTCAATCTTCTCGGCGATGGCCTGCGTGACCTGCTCGACCCGCGCGATACCAGCTGA
- a CDS encoding ABC transporter permease: protein MTDATIAAPTVAATPTQSALADIWKQFRVHKGGVAGLFVFVFILLAVYVGPYIHTVAPNAINVRERNQWPSLAHPFGTDNLGKDMLAQVLAGGRISLAVGITAMLLALFLGTLVGVLSGYFRRLDGPLMRLTDLFLALPLLPLLLVILMLFRDTLRAAFGPETGIFMLIVFVIGITSWMHTARIVRGDVLTIKSQEFIMAAKSSGMREYRIILRHILPNVLSSIMVSATLGIAAAIITESALSFLGLGFPSDFPTWGRLLFDGANFLQLTPSRVLWPGLAISLTVLSVNYIGDAVRDALDPRALKS, encoded by the coding sequence ATGACTGACGCCACCATCGCAGCGCCAACGGTTGCGGCCACCCCCACGCAATCCGCCCTTGCCGATATCTGGAAACAGTTCCGCGTTCACAAGGGCGGGGTGGCGGGGCTATTCGTCTTTGTCTTCATCCTGCTTGCGGTCTATGTCGGCCCCTATATCCATACCGTTGCGCCCAACGCCATCAATGTGAGGGAGCGCAACCAGTGGCCATCACTGGCCCATCCCTTCGGCACCGATAATCTCGGCAAGGACATGCTGGCGCAGGTTCTGGCCGGCGGCCGCATCTCGCTTGCCGTCGGCATCACCGCCATGTTGCTGGCGCTGTTTCTCGGAACGCTGGTGGGCGTGCTGTCTGGCTATTTCCGCAGGCTGGACGGGCCGCTGATGCGGCTGACCGACCTGTTCCTCGCCCTGCCACTTCTGCCGCTGCTGCTCGTCATCCTGATGCTGTTTCGCGATACGTTGCGCGCGGCATTCGGTCCGGAAACCGGTATCTTCATGCTGATTGTCTTCGTGATCGGCATAACAAGCTGGATGCATACGGCCCGTATCGTGCGCGGCGATGTGCTGACGATCAAAAGCCAGGAATTCATCATGGCGGCGAAATCGAGCGGCATGCGCGAATACCGCATCATCCTGAGGCACATCCTGCCGAATGTGCTGAGTTCGATCATGGTCTCGGCCACCCTCGGCATCGCCGCCGCCATCATCACGGAATCGGCGCTCTCCTTCCTCGGTCTCGGCTTTCCATCCGATTTCCCGACCTGGGGACGGCTGCTGTTCGATGGCGCCAACTTCCTGCAACTGACACCGTCGCGCGTGTTATGGCCGGGGCTGGCGATTTCGCTGACGGTTCTGAGCGTCAATTATATCGGCGATGCGGTGCGTGATGCGTTAGATCCAAGGGCGCTGAAGAGCTGA
- a CDS encoding ABC transporter ATP-binding protein, producing MSAPLLTVQNLRVSFPTRTGLVEAVRGVSFTLGRERLGIVGESGSGKSQTGRAIMGLTPKSARIEADTLRFGDIDLLSASAKERRIMRGKRMAMILQDPKYSLNPVMTIGRQIMETLRTHEKIGSGEARQRTLAMLEAVQIRDPERVFDLYPHEVSGGMGQRVMIAMMLVCGPELLIADEPTSALDVTVQLEVLDILDKLVRDRGMGLIFVSHDLRLVSSFCDRVLVMYAGKVVEELSSANLKEAKHPYTQGLLNCLPEIGGHRHPLPVLERKPEWRA from the coding sequence ATGAGTGCGCCGCTTCTGACCGTTCAGAATCTCCGCGTGTCTTTCCCCACCCGCACCGGGCTGGTGGAGGCGGTGCGCGGCGTTTCGTTCACGCTTGGGCGCGAACGCCTCGGTATCGTTGGTGAATCCGGCTCAGGCAAGTCGCAGACGGGCCGCGCCATCATGGGGCTGACCCCGAAAAGCGCACGCATCGAGGCTGATACACTGCGTTTTGGTGATATCGATCTGCTCAGCGCTTCTGCGAAGGAAAGGCGGATCATGCGCGGCAAGCGCATGGCCATGATCCTGCAGGACCCGAAATATTCCCTGAACCCGGTGATGACCATCGGGCGCCAGATCATGGAAACCTTGCGGACCCATGAAAAGATCGGCAGCGGCGAGGCGCGTCAGCGCACGCTTGCGATGCTTGAGGCCGTGCAGATCCGCGACCCCGAGCGCGTTTTCGATCTTTACCCGCACGAGGTTTCCGGTGGCATGGGTCAGCGCGTCATGATTGCCATGATGCTGGTCTGCGGCCCGGAATTGCTGATCGCCGATGAGCCGACTTCGGCGCTTGACGTGACGGTTCAGTTGGAAGTGCTCGATATCCTAGACAAGCTGGTGCGCGACCGTGGCATGGGGCTGATCTTCGTCAGTCACGATCTGCGGCTCGTATCCTCCTTCTGCGACCGTGTTCTCGTCATGTATGCCGGCAAGGTGGTGGAGGAGCTGTCTTCCGCCAATCTGAAGGAAGCCAAACACCCCTATACGCAGGGGCTTTTGAACTGCCTGCCGGAAATTGGCGGCCACCGCCATCCGCTGCCCGTTCTGGAACGCAAGCCGGAGTGGCGCGCATGA
- a CDS encoding ABC transporter substrate-binding protein: protein MPRTYLSQAATLSRRTALTLALGTALWLPLSLAGAEAAPKTALTLGMAVEPTGLDPTIAAPVAIGQVTWQNVFEGLVTIDRDGKVKPQLAESWEIAPDGKTYTFKLRKGVTFHDGEAFDSAVAKFSLDQARGESSVNPQKRFFAAIDSIETPDAATLVLKLKQPAGSLLYWLGWPASVMVAPKSADNNRTTPIGTGPFKFVNWAKGDKVELEKNAAYWDKAVAVKLDRATFRFVSDPQAQAAALKSGDIDAFPEFGAPELMTSFDGDKRLGTFVGNTELKVVAGMNNARKPFDDKRVRQALMMAVDRGTVIEGAWSGYGTAIGSHYTPNDRGYIDTTGVHPYDVDKARALLAEAGYADGFSFTIKAPQMAYAQRTSQILQAMLAEIGVTMTIETTEFPAKWVADVLKGADYDMTIVAHAEPMDIDIYSRDPYYFNYKNPTFNEVIASVEKTADAGEQEKLYGDAQKILAEDVPALFLFVMPKLGVWDRKVKGLWENEPIPSNVLTDVHWEE, encoded by the coding sequence ATGCCACGCACTTATCTTTCGCAGGCGGCAACGCTTTCGCGCCGCACCGCGCTGACCCTCGCATTGGGCACCGCGCTCTGGCTGCCGCTTTCGCTTGCGGGGGCTGAGGCTGCGCCGAAAACCGCGCTGACGCTGGGCATGGCAGTCGAGCCGACCGGCCTCGATCCGACTATTGCCGCCCCCGTCGCCATCGGTCAGGTGACCTGGCAGAATGTCTTTGAAGGTCTGGTGACGATCGACCGCGACGGCAAGGTGAAGCCGCAGCTTGCCGAAAGCTGGGAAATTGCGCCTGACGGCAAGACCTACACATTCAAGCTGCGCAAGGGCGTCACCTTCCACGATGGTGAGGCTTTCGATTCCGCCGTAGCCAAATTCTCGCTGGATCAGGCGCGTGGCGAAAGCTCGGTCAATCCGCAGAAACGTTTCTTCGCCGCCATCGACAGTATCGAGACACCGGATGCCGCAACGCTGGTGCTGAAGCTGAAGCAGCCGGCCGGCAGCCTTCTTTACTGGCTCGGCTGGCCTGCCTCCGTGATGGTCGCGCCGAAAAGCGCCGACAATAACCGCACCACACCCATCGGCACCGGCCCGTTCAAATTCGTGAACTGGGCGAAGGGCGACAAGGTGGAACTGGAGAAGAACGCCGCCTATTGGGACAAGGCCGTGGCGGTGAAACTCGACAGGGCGACTTTCCGCTTCGTGTCCGACCCGCAGGCGCAGGCGGCGGCCCTGAAATCGGGCGATATCGATGCCTTCCCGGAATTCGGTGCGCCGGAACTGATGACCTCCTTTGATGGCGATAAACGCCTCGGCACCTTTGTCGGCAATACCGAGCTGAAGGTCGTGGCCGGCATGAACAATGCCCGCAAGCCTTTTGACGACAAACGCGTGCGACAGGCGCTGATGATGGCGGTGGATCGGGGCACTGTCATTGAAGGCGCCTGGTCCGGTTACGGCACGGCCATTGGCAGCCACTACACACCTAATGACCGCGGATACATCGATACGACAGGGGTGCACCCTTACGATGTCGACAAAGCGAGGGCGCTGCTTGCCGAAGCGGGGTATGCCGACGGTTTTAGTTTCACCATCAAGGCCCCGCAGATGGCCTATGCCCAGCGCACCTCGCAAATCCTGCAGGCGATGCTGGCCGAAATCGGTGTGACGATGACCATCGAGACCACGGAATTTCCGGCCAAGTGGGTGGCGGATGTTCTGAAGGGTGCGGATTACGACATGACCATCGTCGCCCATGCCGAGCCGATGGATATCGATATCTATTCCCGCGATCCCTATTATTTCAACTACAAGAACCCGACCTTCAATGAGGTCATCGCCAGCGTCGAAAAGACGGCGGATGCCGGGGAGCAGGAAAAGCTTTATGGTGACGCCCAGAAAATCCTCGCCGAAGATGTGCCGGCTCTCTTTCTGTTCGTGATGCCGAAGCTTGGCGTCTGGGACAGGAAAGTGAAGGGGCTGTGGGAAAATGAGCCCATTCCCTCGAATGTGCTGACGGATGTGCATTGGGAAGAGTGA
- a CDS encoding ABC transporter permease, translating to MLTVLIRRLVSLVITLFAVSLIIYVVMGLLPGDPAAIMLGTSASPDTLAALQKQMGLDQPLPLRYLHWLAGVFHGDLGQSYTYGVPVAGLIIERLAVTLPLALLAVCLSVAIAIPLGVAAARNRNGALDFAAGLFSHVGIAVPGFWVGLLLIIVFSTTLGWMPSGGFPGWTPSFLAGLVALVLPAIALALSQAGVLTRVCRSAVLEVMNEDFVRTARAKGLSERVALWRHAVPNAMIPVVTMIGLQFTFLIAGAVLVENVFNLPGLGRLAYQALTQRDIVVMQSVVLFFSALVIIMNFVVDIAYLLIDPRLRAGAR from the coding sequence ATGTTAACCGTCCTCATCCGGCGTCTTGTAAGCCTCGTCATCACGCTGTTTGCCGTCTCCCTCATCATCTATGTCGTTATGGGCCTGCTGCCGGGTGATCCAGCCGCCATCATGCTCGGAACTTCGGCGAGCCCCGATACGCTCGCCGCGCTGCAAAAGCAGATGGGCCTCGATCAGCCGCTGCCGCTGCGTTATCTCCACTGGCTCGCCGGCGTGTTTCATGGCGATCTCGGGCAATCCTATACCTATGGCGTGCCTGTGGCGGGCCTGATTATCGAGCGGCTGGCCGTTACCCTGCCGCTCGCCCTGCTTGCCGTCTGCCTGTCCGTTGCCATTGCCATTCCGCTTGGCGTGGCGGCGGCGCGGAACCGCAACGGGGCGCTGGATTTTGCGGCCGGGCTGTTTTCCCATGTGGGCATTGCCGTGCCGGGCTTCTGGGTCGGGCTGCTGCTCATCATCGTGTTTTCCACCACGCTCGGCTGGATGCCATCAGGTGGTTTTCCCGGCTGGACGCCAAGCTTTTTGGCAGGGCTTGTGGCGCTGGTGCTGCCGGCAATCGCCCTGGCGCTGTCGCAGGCCGGGGTTCTCACTCGTGTCTGCCGTTCCGCCGTGCTTGAAGTGATGAATGAGGATTTCGTGCGCACCGCCCGCGCCAAGGGCTTGAGCGAGCGGGTGGCGCTGTGGCGGCATGCGGTTCCGAATGCGATGATCCCCGTTGTCACCATGATCGGCCTGCAATTCACCTTTTTGATTGCCGGCGCGGTGCTTGTCGAGAATGTCTTCAACCTGCCGGGCCTCGGGCGGCTTGCCTATCAGGCGCTGACCCAGCGCGACATCGTCGTCATGCAATCCGTCGTGCTGTTCTTCTCGGCGCTGGTCATCATCATGAATTTCGTCGTCGATATCGCCTATCTCTTGATAGATCCGAGACTGCGGGCAGGTGCGCGATGA
- a CDS encoding LysR family transcriptional regulator, producing the protein MQLRALMYFDELVRTNSMRAAAENLNVAPTAVSRQIENLEYYFGSPLVERSSRGVKLTAAGELLAARAGKTLRELDHVHQLIDDLKGLQRGRVTVYANGATVANLLAPVLAQFSLKYPKLRFEVHITSARQAMEALGAAEADLVVSLFAPKVSGVKVRSRTRISYDVIFPAGHALAAQPEVSLKELAGLPLALPDKSFAARQAFDTLFADAGIELDPVFITSSLEMLKELVLGHAAATLLPALSVAREIRSGQMVAIPLTGKKGIHTQIDLCVAPDRQLSFAASKLADFIERFMREATAG; encoded by the coding sequence ATGCAACTGCGCGCCTTGATGTATTTTGACGAACTCGTCCGCACCAATTCCATGCGCGCCGCGGCGGAAAACCTGAATGTCGCGCCAACGGCGGTCAGCCGACAGATCGAAAATCTCGAATATTATTTCGGCTCGCCGCTGGTGGAGCGATCCAGCCGCGGCGTGAAGTTGACGGCGGCAGGTGAGCTGCTCGCCGCCCGTGCCGGCAAGACGCTGCGCGAGCTCGACCATGTGCACCAGCTGATCGATGACCTGAAGGGGCTGCAGCGCGGCCGCGTCACGGTCTATGCCAATGGCGCGACGGTGGCCAATCTTCTGGCGCCGGTGCTGGCGCAGTTCAGCCTGAAATATCCAAAACTGCGTTTCGAGGTGCATATTACCAGCGCCCGCCAGGCGATGGAGGCGCTGGGCGCGGCTGAGGCCGATCTGGTCGTCAGCCTTTTTGCCCCAAAGGTTTCCGGTGTGAAAGTGCGTTCGCGCACCCGCATCAGCTATGATGTCATCTTCCCGGCCGGCCATGCGCTCGCCGCCCAGCCGGAAGTCTCGCTGAAGGAGCTGGCCGGCCTGCCGCTTGCCCTGCCGGACAAAAGTTTTGCCGCGCGGCAGGCATTCGACACGCTGTTTGCCGATGCCGGTATTGAGCTTGATCCCGTCTTCATTACCAGTTCGCTGGAAATGCTGAAGGAGCTGGTGCTGGGTCACGCCGCCGCCACGCTGCTGCCGGCGCTTTCGGTGGCGCGTGAAATCCGCAGCGGCCAGATGGTTGCCATTCCCTTGACCGGCAAAAAAGGCATCCATACCCAGATCGATCTCTGCGTTGCGCCTGACCGGCAATTATCCTTCGCCGCCTCCAAGCTTGCCGATTTCATCGAGCGCTTCATGCGCGAGGCGACGGCTGGGTAG
- a CDS encoding ribbon-helix-helix domain-containing protein: MCKLFIKADPALWESHTRSLRIDGMVTSVRLENFFWSTLDEIARRDGMNSVQLIAKLYNESIDAGHDLGNFTSFLRVCCGRYLALQLSGDIPARTDIPIAALDADSILDAEKVNYH; encoded by the coding sequence ATGTGCAAGCTTTTCATCAAGGCAGACCCGGCGCTTTGGGAGAGCCATACGCGGTCGCTCAGGATCGATGGCATGGTCACCAGTGTCAGGCTCGAGAATTTCTTCTGGTCGACGCTGGACGAGATCGCGCGCCGCGATGGCATGAACAGCGTGCAGCTCATCGCCAAGCTTTATAATGAATCGATTGATGCCGGGCACGACCTCGGCAATTTCACCTCGTTCCTGCGGGTGTGCTGCGGGCGTTATCTGGCGCTTCAGCTTTCCGGCGATATTCCGGCGCGGACGGATATTCCGATTGCGGCGCTTGATGCGGACAGCATTCTCGATGCGGAGAAGGTGAATTACCACTAG
- a CDS encoding ABC transporter permease, translated as MFAFTLRRLAFAVPTLLVISFVIFALLDLAPNDPTGDLPLTIPPEVREQIRASLGLDQPFFIRYLMWLQQFFINEPLNLFEKLTGWQIGDGSRMRVLSWATRSPVVDLVIQRMPQTLWVVGLAYLFGALLAIPIGVISAYKQYSIFDQIGTFISMVGYSVPTFFTGVLLVVIFSSYLQWFPSVYDTNLRVSDWASFVAQVKQMFLPVLVLTLYNVSQISRFVRASMLDNLHQDYVRTARAKGVKEKSVLLVHVLRNSLIPVVTVIALGVPTIFSGAIITEQIFRVNGLGQLLITAVQGADIPLVQTLTFIFAVLIVLFNLIADVLYGILDPRIRYD; from the coding sequence ATGTTTGCCTTTACGCTCCGGCGGCTTGCCTTTGCCGTACCGACGCTGCTCGTCATCAGCTTCGTCATCTTCGCGCTGCTCGATCTTGCGCCCAACGACCCGACCGGCGACCTGCCGCTGACCATCCCGCCGGAAGTGCGCGAGCAAATCCGCGCCTCGCTTGGCCTCGACCAGCCCTTCTTCATCCGTTACCTGATGTGGCTGCAACAGTTCTTCATCAACGAACCTTTGAACCTCTTCGAAAAGCTCACCGGCTGGCAGATCGGCGATGGCAGCCGTATGCGGGTTCTTTCCTGGGCCACCCGAAGCCCGGTGGTCGATCTCGTCATTCAGCGCATGCCGCAAACGCTGTGGGTGGTGGGCCTCGCCTATCTTTTCGGCGCGCTGCTGGCGATCCCGATCGGCGTCATCTCCGCCTATAAGCAATATTCGATCTTCGACCAGATCGGCACCTTCATTTCCATGGTCGGTTATTCGGTTCCGACCTTCTTCACCGGCGTGCTGCTGGTCGTCATCTTCAGCTCCTATCTGCAATGGTTCCCTTCCGTTTACGACACCAATCTGAGGGTCTCGGACTGGGCAAGCTTCGTGGCGCAGGTGAAGCAGATGTTCCTGCCGGTGCTGGTGCTGACGCTCTACAATGTCTCGCAGATCAGCCGCTTCGTGCGCGCCTCCATGCTGGACAATCTGCATCAGGATTATGTGCGCACGGCACGGGCAAAAGGCGTGAAGGAAAAATCCGTCCTGCTCGTCCACGTGCTGCGCAACAGCCTGATCCCTGTTGTGACCGTGATTGCACTCGGCGTGCCGACGATCTTTTCCGGCGCCATCATCACCGAGCAGATTTTTCGCGTGAACGGGCTTGGCCAATTGCTGATAACAGCGGTTCAGGGCGCGGATATTCCGCTGGTGCAGACGCTGACCTTCATTTTCGCGGTGCTTATCGTGCTCTTCAACCTGATTGCCGACGTGCTGTACGGCATTCTCGACCCGAGGATCCGCTATGACTGA
- a CDS encoding ABC transporter ATP-binding protein, translated as MSTVLSIKDMVVDFDGYIALDSVSVDVAEGESFGIVGESGSGKSTLLRAIAGLNHFDEGSLMVAGRSYQGKHRDKSFYSDVQMVFQDPYGSLHPRQTVDALLLEPLVIHGLDNREQRIARALDEVGLGSGFRFRYSHQLSGGQRQRIAIARALIVEPKILLLDEPTSALDASIQAEILNLLEQARKDRNLTFVMVSHDLGVISHMCDRLAVMKSGKVVEMLEAEALESREFSADYTRQLLVASEGFKRA; from the coding sequence ATGAGCACAGTTCTTTCCATCAAAGACATGGTGGTGGATTTCGACGGTTACATCGCGCTCGACAGCGTCAGCGTTGACGTGGCCGAGGGTGAATCCTTCGGTATCGTCGGTGAATCCGGTTCCGGCAAATCCACGCTGCTGCGCGCCATTGCCGGTCTCAACCATTTCGATGAAGGCTCGCTGATGGTGGCCGGTCGCTCCTATCAGGGAAAACACCGGGACAAGAGTTTCTATAGCGATGTGCAGATGGTGTTTCAGGACCCCTATGGGTCGCTGCACCCGCGCCAGACGGTGGATGCGCTGCTGCTCGAACCGCTGGTAATCCACGGTCTCGACAATCGCGAACAGCGCATTGCCCGTGCATTGGACGAGGTGGGCCTCGGCTCCGGCTTCCGCTTCCGTTATTCGCACCAGCTTTCCGGCGGCCAGCGCCAGCGCATCGCCATTGCCCGTGCGCTGATCGTCGAGCCGAAAATCCTGCTGCTGGATGAACCGACTTCGGCGCTCGACGCCTCTATTCAGGCCGAAATCCTCAATCTTCTGGAACAGGCCCGCAAGGACCGTAACCTCACCTTTGTCATGGTCAGCCACGATCTCGGCGTCATCAGCCACATGTGCGATCGCCTGGCGGTTATGAAAAGCGGCAAGGTGGTGGAAATGCTGGAGGCGGAAGCGCTGGAAAGCCGCGAATTCAGCGCGGATTATACAAGGCAGCTGCTGGTGGCGAGTGAGGGTTTCAAACGCGCTTGA
- a CDS encoding amidase has product MTDLIDLNTLEILALYRDKKLSPSEYWQAVEVRIDAFEPVVNALYAYDPEDARRQALASTERWQKGETLGALDGIPVSLKELIATKGHPVPLGTRAVELVPAAEDAPVAARCREDGAIIYAKTTCPDYGMLSSGLSSFHKLSRNPWDPTQNPGGSSAGAASAGAAGYGTLHIGTDIGGSVRLPAGWTGLFGFKPSQGRIPVDPYYTGRCAGPMTRTVIDAAYAMATLSRPDWRDGTSLPPNSIDWMDLDIDVKGLKIGLMLDAGCGVPLEEEVRYAVVAAAKLFEAAGATVIPVEPVLTREMLDGLDDFWRAKFWGDMVALSDERRAAILPYILEWAEKGAEVSGSRAVFGFNQTMEMRKTCGRLMQTVDAVISPTNPIVSYPADWASPTNDPARPFEHIAFTVPWNMSEQPASSINCGYSASGMPIGLQIVGPRYEDLFVLKLSKAFENWGGGVRRWPQPPQAR; this is encoded by the coding sequence ATGACCGATCTCATAGACCTCAACACGCTCGAAATCCTGGCGCTTTACCGGGATAAGAAGCTTTCGCCATCGGAATATTGGCAGGCGGTGGAGGTGCGTATCGATGCCTTCGAACCGGTTGTGAACGCGCTTTACGCTTATGATCCGGAAGATGCTCGCAGGCAGGCGCTGGCCTCGACGGAACGCTGGCAAAAAGGCGAAACGCTCGGGGCCCTCGATGGCATTCCGGTCTCGCTGAAGGAACTCATCGCCACGAAGGGCCACCCGGTGCCGCTCGGCACCAGGGCGGTGGAACTGGTGCCTGCGGCTGAAGACGCGCCGGTGGCAGCCCGATGCCGGGAAGATGGCGCGATCATTTACGCCAAGACGACTTGCCCGGATTACGGCATGCTCTCTTCCGGCCTTTCCAGTTTCCACAAGCTCAGCCGTAATCCGTGGGATCCCACCCAGAACCCCGGTGGCTCCAGTGCCGGTGCGGCTTCGGCCGGCGCTGCGGGTTACGGCACGCTGCATATCGGCACGGATATTGGCGGCTCGGTGCGGCTGCCGGCCGGATGGACCGGTCTCTTCGGTTTCAAACCGAGCCAGGGCCGCATCCCGGTCGATCCCTATTATACCGGTCGCTGCGCCGGGCCGATGACCCGCACCGTCATTGATGCCGCTTATGCCATGGCGACGCTTTCGCGGCCCGACTGGCGAGATGGTACATCACTGCCGCCCAACAGCATTGACTGGATGGATCTCGATATCGACGTGAAAGGCCTGAAGATCGGCCTCATGCTCGATGCCGGCTGCGGCGTGCCGCTGGAAGAAGAGGTGCGCTATGCTGTTGTCGCGGCTGCGAAACTGTTCGAGGCGGCCGGCGCGACCGTCATTCCGGTCGAGCCGGTGCTGACGCGCGAGATGCTGGACGGGCTGGATGATTTCTGGCGAGCGAAATTCTGGGGCGATATGGTGGCGCTGAGCGATGAACGCCGCGCGGCGATCCTCCCCTATATTCTCGAATGGGCGGAGAAGGGGGCGGAGGTTAGCGGTTCCCGTGCGGTCTTCGGTTTCAATCAGACGATGGAAATGCGCAAGACCTGCGGGCGGCTGATGCAGACAGTGGATGCGGTTATCTCGCCCACCAATCCAATCGTCTCCTATCCGGCCGACTGGGCCTCGCCCACCAATGATCCCGCAAGGCCGTTCGAACATATTGCCTTCACGGTGCCGTGGAACATGTCGGAACAGCCGGCTTCCTCGATCAATTGCGGTTACTCGGCATCCGGCATGCCGATCGGCCTGCAGATCGTCGGCCCCCGTTACGAGGATTTGTTCGTGCTCAAACTTTCAAAGGCGTTCGAGAATTGGGGCGGCGGTGTGAGACGCTGGCCGCAGCCGCCGCAGGCCCGCTGA